The sequence TTATCCTTTCTATGAATGAACATGAATAAGAAATATCAAACATGCTCCTttacttatgaaaaaaaaggaaatatcaaACATGCTAATCAGAAAAAGTTCCAAAATACCAATTCTTACTCTGATGTAACAAAAGCAAATCCGACTCTACTAGATGATCGATTCTAATACAGAACCTAAAACCCCCTAtctattttttggatttatttttcctctttattatggtgtaaaacctaaaattctcaatttgtttttctattattttcccTCTCTTATGGTGTATTGAAACGGTCGTACATATTGTGTCCATGTATGTAGATTTGAGTTGACAGTATGGCTATGCACTATGGcttatatattttccttttttacttttaaatttacattttagaggagaaaattgataaaaaaaaaaaaccagaaccTCAATTTCCTTCTTGCTGAAACGAACAGACTTGAGctgattttttcctttccaatatTTTTGGTTGACCATCTTTGTTCTTGTGTGCAAGCATATAAACTTAGAATGTTAAAAAGCAATCAGGTTTATGATTctgttattaatttatcaatttggtCATGAATTCATCAGGTGAGTTGTCTTGCTAAGTGAGTCTAATTATGACAGAGGCATGAAATAGTATAGGAATACCTGCAGATAgggaaagtttttatttttgcaagatAGGAGATAatgctttaaattttcaaatatattggCTTCTTCTCAATCTAAGAAGAGTTTGACctgtttattcatttttttttctggggACTTTTCCTTGTTGTACTGTTCatcaaaaacttgttttaagTTTTTGCTAATAACTAATAATCCtggaattcatttttttctctaggGAAATACAAGTTCCTCTGATGATTTGCAGAAGCTTTCTGATGCTTTGGAGTTCCAGGAAAATGAGATCATGAATTCCCAGGACATTTTGCGGTCATTACGAGCAAAGTTGGCAGTAGTAGAAGGAAAGATGGCCCTAGCCATAATGTATGCATCATTTTAATTCCTTAAATGGTGTCTACCTTTAACCTGCTTTAACATTGACGGTGTCCCATTCATACCTTCAACAGTGATGCACAAAAGCTGGTGGAAGAGAAGCAGAAGAGGATTGGTGATGCTCATAGCACTCTACAACTTCTTCGTTCTGCTTGCATAGTTTGGCCTAATTCAGCTTCTGAGGTTCTTTTGGCAGGATCTTTTGATGGTTGGACCACCCAGGTTTGACTTAATCTTTAAATGTTTGGTTAATTAAACTGATATTAGTGGATTCCTTTGTACTTCTTGATATCATCTGTAACTAAAGTGCAACCAAGCGGTTACTCAATTATGTGGTGAAATTACAGTTTTGTTCTCAAAGGTTAGTTTGGCATTACCAAGATGCATTAGGACTAGTGTGAGAAAACTCATCCTTCTTCCTTGTGGTTCCCTTGAAACATCAAATTCCTTTCAATGTAGCTACTCATAGTATTTAATGATAAAGTAAAAGCCTACTTCTGTAGTCTGATAATAAAGCTGTTAACTAGGATGGTTTGGCTGCACAATGAAGAACATCTGTGGAAAAGTGTGGACAAAGATCAGGTTCAAGTTCAAAGTGCTGCAAGGAAGAGGGCCTGAATGGTTTTGATGTTGTGAGTCCATGGACAAAGTTTTAACTTAGCCAGGACCTAGTAGTTGCAATCAAGCTCTATGGAGCTGATTTTTGTAGACTGTGACTGCTGGAAactcaaaaaaatgaaataaaataaaatcgaaATTCACTAACAAATGCTAAGAGTAATTGAAACATCTTATCATAACTATCTGGGGACTCATAACCCACTTACCACTTAAACATATTACATATGAAAATGTGCTCTGATTTCTCTGGAGTTCAGAAACTTGCCATAATGAATGTCAAGTTAGAAAATGTGGATTTCCCCCTCTTGCTAGAGTAATttggttaaaaaattattaattgctCAATAGGTGTATTTAGAAACTTTAAATGGTTCTTTGGTGTCCAAAATTGAGGGGGTACATGATATTCTGGACTCTGAATCACCTGAAATTGTAGTTTGTTTCTAATGGTTGCTCACTTGTCTTCTTACCTCAGTGCTTCCAAGGAATGTAGTATACTCGGGTTTCATTTGCCTTTGATTCTCATAAATCTCTTTACTCTCTAGCATAGATGACAGGCATATTGTTTGCCAtccaaggaaaaagaaaatattgtagttCTCTTTTATTAGGAAGAGAGGCTGTAAAATTTGTGATTCCCCCAGTTGTATAAGCAGTCAAAAGGTCAACtgctcttttatttttttaactttttaatgaaaaaccaacattttatttctatgaaataagtaaataccaagaaggatgaggaatccttcaCCCAAACTCAATCACTATGTAACTCTAatcaaaagcaagaaaaactATCTACTTTAGACATCAATGAAAATGCACACAATTACAAGTGATTTCAACTACAAACTCTTGAATGCCAAATTGCCAATATGAGAAATCAGCCTTGTGATAAAACTAGTGTGATCTTTGATAATCATTAAGTCACTAGATTTGATTGATAAACAGAAGAGCACCAGTGATATATAAACTGCTTTAATGACAAGTAAGGTGAATATGTTATgctcaaaatatatatatttaggaaTTTAGCTGCCAGATTTCTTCAGGTTCAGAATCATCCCAAAACATGTAGTGCTGTGCCATTCAAAATTTCATCCCAATTTGTGTTTTCTTGTGTATACTGACCAATAAGCTGGCTGGAGCATGCATTAAATATGTGTCGAGTCCAATTCCTAGAGCGGTAATACATGTATTGATATGTTGATTTGTTGAAGGAAGGTATCAATCTGGATATTAGTCATTCAGGATGTGCTTAAAGTGCACCTAGGCCCTAGGCTCAATGATGCCCTAGTTATAGAGGTGTGTCtactctatttttccttttttaaaccttttatttttaaaatttctaactgtattgaaatttatataatttagttaccttttttttgttaaatgcttgttttaaatgtttggaatcttaaaCCTTTTGTTGCATGGATTGgattttggatcatattttataaaattgatatgcatcctAAATTGTATTTCACTTTGCTCAAGTGTATGCTTTGTGTTGCACCTTATGCCCTAAGTGCTCCTCACACCCTTTTAAAACCACATCTGGATCATTAAAAACTATGCCTGCAATGAGATTTGGATGTCTGTAATGCATGAGAAGGAGAGCATTTGGTTCTCTTCAATTATGGATTTGATGGAGCTTTCATTGGGTAAACATCATATGTATGAGCAATCCCTATCTTCAAAATCTGGGGCCATCACTGTTTTGTTTGTTCACTAAATGCCAAACTGCACTTTAGATGAGTGAGCATGATCCTCTGCTAAAAAATGGCATTTTTCTAACTTGCATTAATGATTTATTTCTCATCCATGAATTCTACTTGGTTCTTTACTAGCGCGGACATGCTGAAATTTTGCATGTCTGGAATATCATTCCATCTATTTTCAGCCCActctaaaacatttttcacttggccataggaaaaataattattgatatgGTATTATCAGGTTGCTCAACTTTGGTATGAATTTTAACTTATGGCGATGTTTGCAGAGAAAGATGGAGAGATCAAGTCCAGGGATTTTTTCATTGTGCCTCAGATTGTATCCGGGTAGATATGAGGTGAAGTTCTTTGCAGATTTAGTGATGATTCTATATCATAGGCTGTGCTTTCTGAAGAATGACAATTTCAACCATCCTAAAATATGTTACAGATCAAGTTCATTGTCGACGGTGTATGGAGGATTGATCCCCTTCGCCCACTTGTTCACAGTGATGGATACGAGAACAACCTGCTTATTATTACATAAGACTGCACAAAGGGGCATCTAACACTGGGTTTCTTTTTATATCATATGATTATTTCCCCTTCAACAGCTAGTTTTGGTagtatttcttttccttcaaatttttgcATAGTTTTGTATTCGCATGttctttttaccatttttttttggatattcaAGGTGAGCTTTCCTGTTATGTATTGCAGTTTAACTCCTAAAGGTAAACAACCGTCTGTTCAATGGGTGAGACTtagataaaaggaaaacatctttctaaaagaaataagagaaacaATTTCTGTGATAACAGCATGGAAACACTTGGCCAGTAGAATACAATTGATTATAAGTATTAGAGTTCTCCCATCAATGTATGTACATTGTGTGATGCAACTGGCAACCGAAGGGAAACAAGTATAACAGCCATGTCAAACTTGCAAGCCGACTGAAGGGTGGATGACTTATATGCTGCCTTTGAGAACAGCAATGCTGGACTGAGAATGGTCCAATTGATGTCATAGCTGCTGCTACTCAGGCTGCTGAATGCACAAGATTCTGAATGTGGATGACTTCAGGTCTGAGATGGGATAACTGCTTTTATGGCAAATGTAAACCCACTTCCACAGTAAACTTTGATCATGGTATGCTGGCCTGGAAGCCTGTGGCCTAGACGTACTGCCTGGGGGCTAATTTGATCATATGCATTTCCTAAGCCAAGCTGACCGTGTTCACCCCAACCCCATGTCTTTATCACCCTGTGCTCTGCAGTCATAGTGATACCGAAAGGAAAACAAGTTAACATGCATGACAAACAATAAAAACGAATGGagtgaatattaaattaaacaaaatattgcCTGTTACTAGGGCTGAGTGCTCAGCTCCAGCCGCAATCTGCACAACATTTAATCCATCAAGACCCTGTACTTTCTCCAGATTTTCTTCTCTTGATTCTTCTGGACCATGAAGAAAGACCTCAATCACTTGACAAGCAATCGAccacaaaatttatttcatttaagttatttattcttttaaaataattggttGATTGTTAACATGAATTCTTTACCTAATATAGAGCATCAAATGGTTGTTTTAATCTTCATGCACCATCTTCCCTAGTTCGCAtagttcttgttttcttttatttttttgggcgTGGGATGAAGTTCAAACATAATGTTGTTATAACAATCACTTTCTAAAACCCAGGGAGAAATGCATTTTTCAGAATTTAATTCATGACATCTGTTAGATCCAAATTATCTAAATGCATTACCAGATAAATGCTTCACCTGGCTTCCTTTTTGAGGATCACCAAGGACTCCATGGCGGTTGCCACCAAGCATAAACACTTCCCCTCCACCTGTTTAAGATATCCTAAACTGTTAGTTACCAAGTCATGCATCATGTTCTTACTTTGAGAGAGAAGAATcaaagagaaattaaaatggACAATGCCGGTCCACACCTGTTAATACTAACATGTGATTCCATCCAAGAGCAACTTGGGTGAAGCACAAAGATGATGGAAGACACCGAGGGCAGTGAACATCTGAAGTGCTGCCAAATCCTCTTCCCCAGGTGTACAAATGCCCATCAGCTTTTGTGGAGGCACCAGATACAACAATAGTAGAGATGAGGAATTAATGAGGTAGACAATATTAACAACCCCTGGAACTAATGCTAAATTGTATCAGATCATTAGTGCCCCTAAAACTTTAGCAGATTCCATGCcctattcaaaattttttcatgATCTGTTTGTATGTGGCATTCTGTATTAACGGACAAAAGAAATGAGAATTACAGATGATAGACCTCGGATCCACAATGTTTATGCTACAAATAATGTTTGTTTCTTTGGTTAAATCACATGGCCAACAGTTTTGAGTTGCTTACCAGATAATGCTGCACTATGATCCCCATTGGCATCAATACTAATGATTTCAACACCTTCAAGCCCAACAGTAGCCTGAGGTACACTTATTGATCTGGTATTATCCATAGAAACACCCAGTTGACCACGCTTTCCAGACCCAAACCCATATATTTGATCTCCTGAAAGACCTGCGCCTGATTGATCCCAATTGTTAATACTTGACCAGAGAGAGCTTTTCATTCAGATATGTAGCAATAACCAAGTGAGTAAGAAAGAAAGCAAGATATCATACAATTTCCAAAAAATCTTTGCCACCACTAATACAACTATTCAACTGAGATCAATTAGTGTTTCATCCTTTTCTAacatttgtattttaaattttatactaTATCCCCACTACTCCCTTTGAAGCAGGATTTCAGCATTAGGAAATAATtcccattgaagatcaagggcaGCAGCCACCAATCCAACCATGGTGCCATTTGTTCCATGTAAAAAATCTAATTCCTGTTCTAGGTTGAATGATCGTGTTGCAGGATTTGCAGGTCTGACAAGTAAAATAGGTTTTCAAGTCATCTTGAGATTGGGTGGCTTCAGGTTTAACAGCAATTATTTTGCACTCTGTAACCTCCATAAGAAGTTCTATTTGATTTACCTTGTTCATAGAGTTATGTAAGAAGTTAAACGAGCTATGATGTCTATACATGACTATGATATAATGAACCATATGGACAAGATGAGAATCAAACCAATTTAGCAAATTCAGTGATATAGACATCCACCTATGAGCAATTTTACATTAAGAACAATGCAAAGGACAATACTTAAAGGTGACTAGTTACTTATTTACCTTTCAACAAGACTAGCGAATGGCGCATACCACATGCTATCTGATCAACATGCTTTGAATCAAAGTATGACACTTTCACTGGAGAGCAATGTGACTTGCAATCACCATGCCCAAGCTGGCCAAATGAACCATCCCCGCAAGTGAACAAGCCCCCAGTGTCTGAAAATTGTGATAAGTGATCATGGAAAACAAAGTTGGAGGCCAAGGAGGGCAAGAAGAATTATCGTTAATGCATCCAAACAATAGAAATAGACTATGCAACAAGGAATTTCAATTAGAAAGatcataaaaattatgaaaattcataTCCATCcagaaatttggaaaaaaagaatgagaagtACTTCAAAGATTCCTCCCTATTCTGTTATCATTGCAAAATATCCAAGTCCCAACTTCCAAGCCATTTGAGAAATTGaagagaataaacaaataaggcAACTAAAGTTCGAAAATGGGACTAATTTCATGAAATGTTGTTAGGATCAGCTGAAGCCATGGGGGGAATGGGTTGAAATatgagagagg is a genomic window of Vitis riparia cultivar Riparia Gloire de Montpellier isolate 1030 chromosome 1, EGFV_Vit.rip_1.0, whole genome shotgun sequence containing:
- the LOC117926040 gene encoding ultraviolet-B receptor UVR8 isoform X2, coding for MEENERHKGGEVEIWSWGAGTDGQLGTTRLEDEHLPQLLDLPRFSSAGPISLLACGGAHVLALTTDGKVVTWGRGTSGQLGHGDMVSSLQPKHVKLLESFVITHVSAGWSHSGFVSDTGGLFTCGDGSFGQLGHGDCKSHCSPVKVSYFDSKHVDQIACGMRHSLVLLKGAGLSGDQIYGFGSGKRGQLGVSMDNTRSISVPQATVGLEGVEIISIDANGDHSAALSADGHLYTWGRGFGSTSDVHCPRCLPSSLCFTQVALGWNHMLVLTGGGEVFMLGGNRHGVLGDPQKGSQVKHLSESREENLEKVQGLDGLNVVQIAAGAEHSALVTEHRVIKTWGWGEHGQLGLGNAYDQISPQAVRLGHRLPGQHTMIKVYCGSGFTFAIKAVIPSQT
- the LOC117926040 gene encoding ultraviolet-B receptor UVR8 isoform X1; its protein translation is MEENERHKGGEVEIWSWGAGTDGQLGTTRLEDEHLPQLLDLPRFSSAGPISLLACGGAHVLALTTDGKVVTWGRGTSGQLGHGDMVSSLQPKHVKLLESFVITHVSAGWSHSGFVSDTGGLFTCGDGSFGQLGHGDCKSHCSPVKVSYFDSKHVDQIACGMRHSLVLLKGAGLSGDQIYGFGSGKRGQLGVSMDNTRSISVPQATVGLEGVEIISIDANGDHSAALSADGHLYTWGRGFGSTSDVHCPRCLPSSLCFTQVALGWNHMLVLTGGGEVFMLGGNRHGVLGDPQKGSQVKHLSEESREENLEKVQGLDGLNVVQIAAGAEHSALVTEHRVIKTWGWGEHGQLGLGNAYDQISPQAVRLGHRLPGQHTMIKVYCGSGFTFAIKAVIPSQT